The window TGTTCGCCGGCCTTGAGCATCACTTTCTGGAAGTTTTTCAGTTCCTTGATCGGACGGATCATCGAACCGGTTTCGTCCTGAATGTACAACTGCACCACGGTTTCACCGTCACGCTTGCCGGTGTTTTTCACCGTGACGCTGGCGTCGAGCTTACCGGTCTTGTTCAGCGTGGATGACGACAGTGCCATGTCGCTCAGGCTGAAGTTGGTGTAACTCAAGCCATAGCCGAACGGGAACAGCGGGCCGGTGGTGTCATCGAAATACTGTGAGGTGTAGTTGCCCGGTTTGCCCGGCGTGAACGGCCGGCCAATGGTCAGGTGGTTGTAGTAAGTCGGAATCTGGCCCACCGAACGCGGGAAGGAAATCGGCAGTTTGCCCGACGGGTTGTAGTCGCCGAACAGCACGTCGGCGATGGCGTTGCCGCCTTCGGTGCCACTGAACCAGGTTTCCAGAATCGCGTCAGCCTGTTCTTTCTCTTCGAGGATCGACAGCGGACGGCCGTTCATCAACACCAGCACCAGCGGTTTGCCGGTGGCTTTCAAGGCGCGGATCAGTTCACGCTGGTTTTCCGGGATGTTCAGGTCGGTACGGCTCGACGATTCGTGGGACATGCCACGGGACTCGCCCACAGCGGCAACCACCACGTCGGCATCCTTGGCGGCTTTCACCGCTTCGTCGATCAGCACGTTCGCCGGGCGCGGATCATCGACCACTTCCGGCGCATCGAAGTTGAGGAAGTTCAGGTAGTCGAGGATTTTCTTGTCGCTGGTGATGTTGGCACCACGGGCATAGATCAGCGTCGATTTATCGCCCAACGCAGTGGTCATGCCGTCGAACAGGGTCACCGATTGCGCCGGACGACCCGCCGCGGCCCAGCTGCCCATCATGTCGATCGGCGCCTTGGCCAGCGGGCCGACCAGGGCAATTTTCGCGGTCTTCTTCAGAGGCAGGGTTTCGTTCTGGTTCTTCAGCAACACCAGGCTGCGGCGCGCCACATCGCGGGCCTCGGTACGGTGCAGGCGGCTGTCGGCGTAAGTGTCGGCCGGATCATCCTCGGCTTTGCCGATGCGCAGGTACGGATCCTTGAACAGGCCCATGTCGTACTTGGCGTCGAGCACCGCACGCACGGCGTTGTCGATGTCGCTCTGCTGGATCTCGCCGGATTTCAACAGCCCCGGCAGTTCTTTGCCGTACAGGGTGTCGTTCATGCTCATGTGGATGCCGGCCTTGATCGCCAGCTTCGCGGCTTCGCGACCGTCAGCGGCGACGCCGTGTTTGATCAGTTCGAAAATCGCCCCGTGGTCGCTGACGGCCAGGCCCTTGAAGCCCCATTCCTTGCGCAACAGGTCGTTCATCAGCCAGGTGTTGGCGGTGGCGGGCACGCCGTTGATCGAGTTCAACGCGACCATCACGCCGCCGGCACCGGCATCGATCGCCGCGCGGTACGGTGGCAGGTAGTCCTGGTACATCTTGACCGGGCTCATGTCGACCACGTTGTAGTCGCGGCCACCCTCGACCGCGCCGTACAGGGCGAAGTGCTTGACGCTGGCCATGATGCTGTCGGCCGCATTCGCGCCCGTGCCCTGGAATGCCTTGACCATCACACCGGCAATGCGCGAAACGAGATAGGTGTCTTCGCCGAAACCTTCGGAGGTACGGCCCCATCGCGGGTCGCGGGAAATATCGACCATCGGCGCGAAGGTGATATCGAGGCTGTCAGACGCGGCTTCCTTGGCGGCGATGCGCCCGGACAGACCGATGGCGTCCATGTCCCAGCTCGACGCCAGGGCCAGCGGGATCGGGAAAATGGTGCGGTGGCCGTGGATCACGTCGTAGGCGAAGAACATCGGGATCTTCAACCGGCTGCGCATGGCCGCGTCCTGCATCGGACGGTTTTCCGGGCGGGTGATCGAGTTGAACGTACCGCCGATGTTGCCGGCCGCGATCTCTTTGCGAATCAGCTCCCGGGGCATTTCCGGGCCGATGCTGATCAGGCGCAACTGGCCGATTTTTTCATCGAGGGTCATTTGCTTCATCAAATTGCTGACGAAGGCTTCCTTGTTCTCCAGGGGTGCGGGCGTCGTGGCGGCCAATACGTTATGACTGGCCAGGCTGACGAACAGGCCCAGCAAACACAGCTTCTTCATGAATAGTTTTCTCAAGGGCCCAAACGGCGAGGTACACGCCGGCCAGCCAAAATTTAGGGAGCGACTATTGTTGTTCGGGTGCCGATTCAAAAAATGCCGGATGCAGTTTTTTGCGCAGGGCATCTTTTAGCCCATTGCCCCGATGCAATCCAGTGGCGCGGCCGATTATGCCCGAAGAGCCGGCCGAGAGGGTTGCCGGTTGTTTTTTCAATGAATGTGAAGGGAGCATCACTGATATGAATGTACGAGAGTCCTACCGGTCGAGGCTGCAAATCGCCACCTTGCTGGTGCTGGCCACGCTGCTGACCGCTTGCGGCATCAACAACATCCCGACCCTCGATGAGCAGGCCAAGGCCGCTTGGGGCCAGGTGCAGAACCAGTATCAGCGCCGCGCCGACCTGATTCCCAACCTGGTGGAAACCGTCAAGGGTTACGCCGCCCATGAGAAAGAGACCCTGACCGCGGTGATCGAGGCGCGGGCCAAGGCCACTTCGATCCAGGTCGACGCCTCGACCCTCGACAACCCGGAAAAACTCAAGCAATACCAACAGGCACAGGATCAGCTCAGCGGCGCCTTGAGCCGGCTGATGGTGGTGTCCGAGCGCTATCCGGACCTGAAGGCCAACCAGAACTTCCTCGCGTTGCAATCGCAGCTCGAGGGCACCGAAAACCGGATCAGCGTGGCGCGGCGCGATTTCATCCTCGCGGTGCAGAATTACAACACCGAGATTCGCACGTTCCCCGGCCGCCTGTGGCACAGCGTGATGTACAGCAACCTGCCGGTGCGCGAGACCTTCGAAGCCACGCCGGGGTCGGAAAAACCGCCCGAGGTTAAATTCTGATCGGTGCGTCACCACGGACGAGGTTCCCCATGCGCGTGTTGAAAGCTGGCCTGGTGTTGTTGCTGTGGGTGTTTGCCCTGGCGGTCCAGGCCGAATTGAAGTTCCCGGAGCTGACCGGGCGGGTGGTGGATAACGCCCAGATGATCGAGCCCTCGGTGCGTGAGCAGCTTGCGCAGCAGTTGCAGGCCCATGAGAAGGTCACGGGTGAACAGCTTGTGATCGTGACGTTGCCGGACTTGCAGGGCGCCGACATCGCCGACTTCGGCTATCAACTGGGCCGCTACTGGGGCATCGGCCAGAAAGACAAGAACAACGGCGCATTGCTCATAGTCGCCCGTGATGAGCGCAAACTACGAATTGAAGTCGGTTATGGTCTGGAAGATCGCCTGACCGACGCCCAGAGTTCGGTGATCATCAATCAGGTCATCACCCCGGCATTCAAGACCGGTAACTTCAGCAAAGGGATCAGCGACGGCGTGGCGGCGATGCTGGTTGTGCTGGGCGGCAATCCGCTGGACGAGCCGTCGACGGTGTATGAATCCGGCGGCGACCCGAGTGATGATTTTCTCTCGCGGCATCCGGGGCTGTTTGTGTTTCTGGTGTTGCTGTTCATCCTGACGGTGTTTGTTTGCCAGATGCTCGGTATCCTTCCCGCCGGCCGTGGCGGCTCCGGTGGTTCCGGAGGCGGTTTCGGTGGCGGTGGTGGTTTTGGCGGCGGTGGAGGCGGGGGCTTCAGCGGCGGTGGGGGCAGTTTCGGTGGCGGTGGTTCGTCCGGCGGCTGGTAACAATAAAAATGAGCAGGCACTTCACGACATGGCATTACTGACTGAACACGAACAACGCAAAGTCGCCGAGGCAATCGCCCGGGTCGAGCGCGACACCGACGCGGAACTGGTGACCGTGCTCGCGGCGCGCGCCGACGACTATGCGTACATTCCGCTGCTGTGGGCCAGCCTGCTGGCGCTGGTGGTGCCGGGGATCGTGCATTACCTGACTGGCTGGCTGACCCTGCACAACCTGTTGCTGGTGCAATGGGTCAGCTTCATCGTTCTGTGCCTGGTCTTCCGGATTCCGAAAGTCACCACTCACTTGATCCCCCGTTCAGTGCGTCACTGGCGCGCCTCGAACCTCGCGCGCCGGCAGTTCCTGGAGCAGAACCTGCACCACACCGTGGGCAGCACCGGCATCTTGATTTTCGTCTCTGAAGCCGAGCGTTATGTGGAAATCCTGGTGGACGAGGGGATTTCCAGCCGCCTCGACAACAAGAACTGGGACGCGATTGTCGCCGCGTTCACCCAGCAGGTGCGGCAGGGGCAGACGCTGCAAGGCTTTGTCAGCTGCGTCGAGGCCTGCGGCGAACTGCTCAAGGTACATGTGCCGGTGACGCACGTGCGCAATGAGTTGCCGAACCGGTTGGTGGTGTTGGGGTAAAGGGCGAATTCAAGCCGTTCGGTAAATAACTGCGTGTCCCGAACGGTCATCCCCCCTAAAATACCCGCCATTCCCCGATCCGCCCCGCCTGAGGCCGTTTTTTTCATGTCTGTCACCGCCACTCCCGCCAGCCTCGCGCCGGATCATCACGCCCAGTTCATCGAACTGCTGCAAACCAGCCTTGAGCAAAACGCCTTCATTAAACTGGTGCTGGCCAAGTACGCAGGCACCGAGACCGACCTGCAGCGGATCATCATCAAACCGGTGACGGTCAAGGCGCAGCCGTGCCTGTCCTTCGTTTACCGCTACAAGACCCGTGACATCACCAAGAATCTGCCGCTCGAAGAAGGCGTGACGCACATTGCCGACCTACTGCCGGCGTCGTTCAAAAATGCGCATTTGCTGTCCCTGACCGACGAAGCCCAGCTCGAATACAGCAAAAAGGGCAAGAGTTCGCTGTTCAAGAGCAAACCTCAGCAATTGCGCGAAGTGCCATCCGCCGAGCACAACCGTGAGAAAAACCGTTTCCTGGACTTGAGCCGGCCGTTCCTCGCCGACCTCGGCGTGACCAACAGCAAGCACGAGCTGATCCCGGCGATGTCGCGCAAGTGGAAGCAGATCAACAAGTTCATCGAAGTCTTCAGCCATGCGCTGACCTCGTCGCCGCTGGCGCTGGACAAACCGGTGCGCGTGGCGGACTTCGGTTCGGGCAAGGGTTACCTGACCTTCGCCATCCACGATTACCTGCGCAATACTCTGAACGCCGAAGGCGAAGTCACCGGCGTCGAGCTGCGTGAGGACATGGTCACTCTGTGCAACACCGCGGCTGCCAAACTTGAGCACCCGGGGTTGGTGTTCAAATGTGGTGATGTGCGCAGCGTGGCGCCGAGCGAATTGGACGTGATGATTGCGCTGCACGCCTGCGACATCGCTACCGACTACGCGATTCACACCGGCATTCGCTCCGGCGCATCGATCATCATGTGCTCGCCGTGCTGCCACAAGCAGATCCGCCTGCAAATCCAGAGCCCGGCACTGCTCAAACCGATGCTGCAATACGGCTTGCACCTGGGTCAGCAAGCCGAAATGGTCACAGACAGCTTGCGTGCGCTGTTCCTCGAAGCCTGTGGTTACGAGACCAAGGTGTTCGAGTTCATCTCACTGGACCACACCAACAAGAACAAGATGATCCTGGCGGTCAAACGCGCCGAGCCGGTTGATCCGGCCCAGCTGTTGGTGAAGATTCAGGAACTGAAGGATTTCTACCACATCAGCGAACATTGCCTGGAAACGCTGTTGCGCGCTGATGGTTACCTCTGATGGTGACCCTGTAGGAGCACAGCTTGCTGGCGATAGCGATCTTGAGGGCGCCATCGCCGGCAAGCCGTGCTCCTACAGGATTATGTCGTGGCTACTCGTGCCGGAACGACCGCCGTCTTGCGCCCCAGCACCACCGTCACAATCACCCCGGCCGCAAACAGCCAGGTAATCGGTTCGACGTGTTCACCGAAGAACAACGCCGAAAACGCGATGGTGAAGAAAATCTGCAGCAACTGGATCTGACTGACCCGGGCAATGCCACCCATGGCCAGCCCGGCGTACCAGGCAAAGAAGCCGATGAACTGCGAAAACAGCGAGACGTAACCGAAGGCCCACCAGGTCTTGGTGGAAATCTCGCCCTGATGTTGCAGTGCCAGATACAGGACCGGGCCGATCAGCAGCGGCGTCGACAGCACCAGCGCCCAGCAGATCACCTGCCAACCGCCCATCTCCTTGGCCAACCGGCCACCTTCGGCATAACCCAACCCACCCACCGCAATCGCCCCGAGCATCAGCAAGTCACCGGCCTGAATGCTGCCGGCACCGCTGATCAGCGCATAACCGAGCACCAATGCACTGCCCAGTGCGGCGCAGGCCCAGAAGGCTTTTGACGGACGTTCATGGGACAACCACGCCGCATACAGCGCCACGCACAGCGGTTGTAGGCCATTGACCAACGCGCCGTGGGATGCCGGCAAGGTTTGCATGGCCCAGGCTGACAACACCGGGAAACCGAGGATCACGCCGGCAATCACCAGGCTCAGGCCTTTGACCTGCTTCCAGGTCGGCCACTTTTCCCGGCGCCACAGCAACAGCAACGCTGCCGGAACCGCCGCGAACAATGCGCGGCCGAGGCCGTTGAGCAGCGGGTGGAGTTCCTGCACGACAATCCGTGTGAAGGGCAGGGTGAGGCTGAAAATCACAACGCCGAGCAGGCCCAGGGCCATGCCGGTGTTTTCGCGGGAGGACATGATGGCAACCAGAATCGTGGAGGGTGGGGTTATCTAGCCATAAACCCGTGAATTTGGCGCTTACAGCTGGCCGCAGAAATATCCGTACAGTTTTGGGTTCATCTTTGTGGCGAGGGAGCTTGCTCCCGTTCGGCTGCGAAGCAGTCGCAAAACCTGTCGGCTCGGTGTTGCTCAAAAAACGCAGGGGCCGCTTCGCTGCCCAGCGGGAGCAAGCTCCCTCGCCACAAAAGCCAAGGCCGATTTATATGTGGCGTAGTAGCCAGTTGTTACCCGACCCGCCGGAATCGGACTACCTTGAATACTCCTACGCATTCTCCAGAGGAGTCCTCCCCATGGCAGCGAAAAAGATTCTGATGCTGGTCGGCGATTTCGTCGAAGACTACGAAGTGATGGTGCCGTTTCAGGCGCTGCTGATGGTCGGCCACACCGTTCACGCGGTTTGCCCAGACAAAACCGCCGGCCAGACCGTGCGTACGGCGATCCATGACTTCGAAGGCGACCAAACCTACAGCGAAAAACCCGGTCACCTGTTTGCCCTGAACTTCGACTTCGCCAAGGTCAAAGCGGCGGATTACGACGCGGTGCTGATCCCGGGCGGTCGTGCGCCGGAGTACCTGCGCCTGAATGAAAAAGTCCTGGAACTGGTACGCGACTTCGACAAGGCCGGCAAGCCGATTGCCGCGGTGTGTCACGGTGCGCAATTGCTCGCAGCGGCAGGGATTCTCGAAGGTCGTGAATGCAGCGCTTACCCGGCCTGCGCTCCGGAAGTGCGTCTGGCCGGCGGTACGTTCATCGACATCCCGGTGACGGACGGCCATGTTCAAGGCAATCTGGCCACGGCACCTGCCTGGCCTGCCCACCCGAACTGGCTCGCCGGTTTTCTTGGACTGCTGGGCACGAAAATCACGCTGTAACGAGGAACCTGTCCATGTGCGAGCTCTACGTCAAGGCCGACCCGATTCTCTACGAATCTCGCTCCCGCTCGCTGCGCATCTGCGGAGTGGTGACCACGCTGCGGCTGGAGAATCAGTTCTGGGACATCCTCAGTGAAATCGCCGAGGACGACGGCATGACCACCAATCAGTTGATCGCCAAGCTGTATGAAGAGGTGATGGACTACCGCGGCGAAGTGGTGAATTTCGCCTTGTTCTTGCGGGTGAGTTGTACGCGGTATTTGAGTCAGCGGCGGGTGAATTCGCCGGAGTTGTCGGTGGTAAAACGTTCAGTCAAATAGGTTTGCGGCGTGCTTACTGGCCCCATCGCCAGCAGGCTGGCTCCCACAGTTGATTGGGTACATCAGTCCAATGTGGGAGCCAGCCTGCTGGCGATAGGGCCGGTTCAGGCGACAGAAACAGCAGGCTGGTCTTTACTCTGAAGCGCGCAATCTCTCAATCGCCAAGGAGAAACAGCATGTCCGGATGGTACGAAGTGAGCAAAAGCAGCAGCGGTCAGTTCAGGTTTGTGCTGAAGGCGGCGAATGCCGAAACCATTCTGACCAGTGAGCTGTACACCACCCGCGCCGCAGCCGACAAAGGCATTGCGTCGGTCCAGACCAACAGCCTACTGGATGAGCGCTACGAGAAGAAAAGCACCAAGGATGGCCATCCTTACTTCAATCTGAAGGCCGGTAACCACGAGATTATCGGCAGCAGCGAATCGTATTCCTCCGATGCCGCGATGGAGAAGGGCATTGCCAGTGTGAAGGCCAACGGGCCGACCAAAGTGATCAAGGACAAGACCTTGCCCGTACTCTGAAAACACCGATGATCTAATGTGGGAGCGGGCTTGCTCGCGAATGCGGAGTGTCAGGCAATAGGGTTGTGACTGGCATACCGCATTCGCGAGCAAGCCCGCTCCCACATTTGTTTATGTGAGTCCTGAGGTCAGCGCAAGGTTTTCAACAGACCTTGTAGCTGACTGACACCTGCCTCACCCAACGGGAACACCGGCAACCGCGGATCACCCACTTCCAGCCCGATTTGGCGCAAACCCGCCTTGATCGTCGCCGGCAAACCGCCCTTCAGAATGAAATCGAGCAACGGCAACTGGCGATAGAACAGTTCGCGCGCCTTGCCCAGATCATTGGCCAGCACTGCTTCATACAAATCCAGGTTGAGCTGCGGGATCAGGTTTGGCGCCGCCGTGCACCAGCCTTTGGCCCCGGCCGCGAAGGCTTCCAGCGCCAGCGGGTTGCAGCCGTTGTAGAACGGCACCCGGCCTTCGCCCAAGCGTTGCAGCTGATGCATGCGCTGGATGTCGCCGGTGCTCTCCTTGACCATGGTCACGTTTTCCACGCCGTTGACGATGCGCAGGATCAGATCCACCGACATGTCGGTGCCGCTGGTGGCCGGGTTGTTGTAGAGCATGATCGGCACGCCGATGCTGTCGCCGATGGCGCGGTAGTGAGCGAGGATTTCCGCTTCGCTGAGTTTCCAGTAGGACGTCGGCAGCACCATCACCACGTCGGCGCCGTGGGCCTCGGCGAAACGTGCGCGGCGCACCGCTTTGGCGGTGGTCAGGTCGGACACGCTGACGATGGTCGGCACGCGTTTGGCCACGTGCTTGATGCTGAACTCGGCAACCTGATCCCACTCCGCGTCGCTCAGGTAAGCGCCTTCGCCGGTGCTGCCCAGTGGTGCGATTGATTGCACGCCGTCGTCGATCAAACGGTCGATGGAGCGCCCGAGCGCGTCAAGATCAACGCTTTCGCCGTTGGCGGTGAACGGGGTGATGGTGTAGCCGATAATGCCGTGAATGTTTGCGGTGGACATGGTGTCTCTCCGTTGAAAAAGGTCTGGATTCAGTTCAGGCAATCGGCGTGTTGGCGCAGGTTCTGCCGAGCGTAGTAATTGAAAGCGGCGGCGTGGCGCTTGGGCCGGGCGATCCAGTCATGGGCTTCACGGCCCAGCTCCGGGATGATCGGCTTGATGGTCCCGGCGCTCATCGCCAGCAGCTGCAACTTGGCGGCGCGTTCGATCAGTTGCGCAATCACACAGGCCTCCTCGATGGTGGTGCCGGTGGACAACTGGCCGTGGTGGGAAAGCAGGATCGCGCGCTTGCCGCCTAGCGCACCGGCAATCAGGTCGCCTTCTTCGTTGCCCACCGGCACGCCCGGCCAGCCTTCGAGAAACGCACAGTCTTCGTAGAGCGGGCAGAGGTCCATGTGCGAGATCTGCAGTGGCACTTCGAGCATCGACAGTGCGGCAACATGGGTCGGGTGGGTGTGAATGATGCAGTTCACATCCGGCCGCGCACGGTAGACCCAACTGTGGAAACGGTTGGCCGGGTTCGGCATGCCGTGGCCTTCGAGCACTTCCAGGTCTTCGTTGACCAGCAACAGATTGCCCGCGGTGATTTCGTCGAAACCCAGGCCCAGTTGTTGAGTGTAGTAAGTGCCGGGTTGCGGGCCACGGGCGGTGATTTGCCCAGCCAGGCCGGAATCATGGCCATTCTCGAACAGAATGCGGCAGGTCAGGGCCAGCTTTTGCCGGTCGGTCCACGTATTATCCGCGAGGGTATTTTGCATCTGGCTGAGCGCTTGCTTGACCAGTTGATCTTTGGGCAGTGCTAATGTCTTCGCCATATCGGAGTCCTCTTTGGCAGGGTCATGCAAATGACACGAAAGATGCTATATGACACCTTGTGTCATGAGCAAGGACAATTCGTCGCCTCCTTGATGGATTAATCGTTTTAAATGTCTATCCGTTTGAAATTATTGAGAAAAAAACTTGGCGTAACCCTTGAGGCACTGGCGGAAAAGTCCGGCATGACCAAGAGTTACCTGTCAAAGGTCGAACGCGGGCTGAACACGCCGTCGATTGCGGCTGCGCTGAAACTGGCCAAGGCGTTGAACGTGAAGGTCGAGGAGCTGTTCTCCGAAGACAAGGTCAGCCTCGACAGCTACAGCCTGGTGCGCAGCCACGAGCGCCAGCCTTTGGGCGCCAGCGACGAAAGTCCGGGTTACGCGGTGCTGGCCCATCAGGTTAGCGAGCGCAGCCTTTTGCCGTTCATCATCTATCCGCCGACCGAATTCACCGACAAGGCCTTCAAGGAGCATTTGGGCGAAGAGTTTTTGTTCGTTCACGAAGGGCAGGTGGAAGTGGATTTCGTCAGCGAACGTGTGCTGCTGAGTCGCGGCGACGCGCTGCACTTCAACTCACAGAAACCGCACCGGATTCGCTCGGTGGGCGAGGTTCAGGCGCAGTTGCTGGTGGTGGTGCATAGCGCTGAAGAATGAGTTGGCCGGGCTTTTGTGGCGAGGGAGCTTGCTCCCGCTCGGCTGCGCAGCAGTCGTAAACCTGCCTGCCGCATTCTCTCTGAAAAAAATGCAGGGGGCCGCTTCGCAGCCCAGCGGGAGCAAGCTCCCTCGCCACAGGTTAGTGTTCGCTTCAGACCTCAACCGGTACCGTCAGCTTCGAGCTACCCAACGCATGCGTCTTCGAATCAAAAAACCGCAGCTCAACCCCGGTCCCCTCAAACGCCTTCGTGTAATGCCGTTTCTGATGCTGGATGAACGCCTTGCTGCGCGGATAAATCGAGATCGCTACCACGGCCGGTTTCGCCAGACGCAAGGCATGGATGATGTGACTGTCCTGCTCACCCAGCGCATGCCCGAAAATGCACAAACCATCACCATGGCCGAGTAACTGCTGGTAGCAGAACGACAAATAATCCGAGCTGCGAATGGTCTTGAGCTTGTCCGCACTCGGGCCTTCGTTGACGAACAGCGGCACGTCGTCGAGGGTCTTGATCGTGTTGTTGATGGCGAAATTACCGAGCAACGTGCCCTCGGTCGACATCAGCTTGCGCGCCGTGCCGTCCTGGTTGCGCACCAGGTGCAGGCCGCCGTGCAGGTACAACAAACGGGTTTTATCGGTGGCCGTGGCGCTCAGGTCGAAAGCGGGTTCGGCCCCTTGGAACAGATCGGTGATCGACTCGGGCTGGTGTTGCAGCGCCCAGTAGTTGAGCAGGTCGTAATTGGTGGTGAACACCGTGCGATAGCTGGCCAACTCCTGATTGATCGTCGCCAGTGTCGAAGGCACGACCAACCGCCAAGGGATGTGCACCGCGTGCACGGTGTTGATCAGCGCTTCCTTGATCGCGTAGTAACGATTGCGCGGCGCGGCGGAACTGACGGCCAGGGCCTTGTTGACCCGGCTGGTGGTTTTCAGCGCGCTTAGCACCTGCTCGAAACTGCGGGTTTGCATCGCCTCGAATACACTCAACTCGGAGGGGCTCAGCGGTTTTTCTTCGACGGTGCGGGCGTTTTCGAACAGCGAGTCGTAGCCGAAATCGTCCCACACCGCGCGGCTGGCGCCGTTGCCCACCAGCAGGCCGCTGAACGCGGTGCTCGTGCGCAGGGCGTTCCAGTCTTCAAGTTGGGCATCGACATCCTGGAAATCGGTCATTGCGTTGTTCGACTCACGGCAAAAAGGGGCTGATGGGCGGCGACTTTATCACGCTCGGGTGGGGAGCCTGATCAGCATCACGCAGATCATCGCCCCCAAGGCCAGCAAGGTGCAGAGCAGCGACAAGGGCCATGCCTGCGCACTGGCAATGAAACTCGCCATCGCGCCGATGGCGGCAGCCATCAGTTGATGGATGAAGCCGCTTAGCGCCATCGCATAGGCACCGCCGATAGGCGCGCCATCGTTGGCCAAAGACAGGCTGATGGGATAGTTGAGTGACTGGCCGAGCACGGCGAAGCAATAAGGCAACCAGAACAGAAGCGCTATGGAGGTGGCCGCTATGCTCCCCAGCAACATCACGGCGGTTCCGGCCAGCACCAGTCCGACACCCACTGTCATAAGCCAGAGTCGACCAGTGCGAAGTACCAGACCGTTGACCCCCAGCGCCCCCAGAAAGTACGCCGCGCTGATGGGCCATCCCAACAATCCGTACTCTACGGGTGACCAGTTGAACGGTCCTTGCAGAATCACCGGTGCAGCAGTGTTGAAGGCAATGATTACCCCGTAGCCCAAGCCCCCGGCCAGCGCCGGCAACAGAAAGTCCCGATGGCGAAGAATCTGCCAGTAGCTGGGCCATGTTGCTGACCGGGTATTTTCCTCCACGCGGGTCGCAAAAGTGATCCGCGCCACGACCACCGCCATCGCGAGACTGACGCCTCCCAACCAGTAGAAAATTGCCGGCCAGCCCAACGCCACTTGAATGATCGACCCCAGGTACTGGCCGATACCCAGTGCCACCACAAAGGAAATCGATAGCCAGGACAACGCCCTGGCCAGCAGGTCACCGCTGAAGCTGTCGCGGATCAACACCCGGGCCATCACCGAAATGCCGCTGGCCCCGATTCCCTGAAGCAGGCGCAGGACCAGAAAAGACTCCAGTGTCGAGCCCAGGGGCAACGCGAGATTTCCCAGACCGTAAATACCCAATGCCGCCAGCAGCACCGGTTTGCGGCCGATACGCTGGGCCAGGCTGCCCCAGAACAACATTGGCAGGGCCATGCCGATCAGATACACCGCCAACCCCCATGAAACCAGCGAAGCGTCGACAGTCAGTTCACGTGCAATGTCGGGCAATGCCGGCAGGTAAATGCTCATGCCCAATTGAGCGAGAAACACTGTGCTGCAGGTGACGAGGAGGGTGGTGGTGCTCTTCATTGAATCGTCCTTGGGATCAGCGGCAGACATTCCGACCGTGTACATGCAGCAGCTCGGCGATGAGTCCACAAAAATGGCGAATCAGCATGGGTTCCATATCGGCCCGCAGGGTGATTCTGATGGCGGCGTTGCCTTGCGCAACCACCGGAAAAAAAACAGCTGAGGTGAAGAAACCGAGATCGGCCAGTTTAATGGCAATACGGTTCGCCAACGTCGCTTGCCCGCAGGGAACCAAGCGAATTGCCATGTTGCTTTGGTGCTGGTCGGTTTGTATGAGGCTGTCAAAGAGCTGGATGTTGGCCTGGAGCTTTTCCTGCAACGCGATAAATTCTTGCGTGCGATGCAAGACGATAGAGGCTCTGCCCGCGCCAATGGCCGCACTGTTCAGACTTTGTGACCAATTGCTTGGGCCGCCAT of the Pseudomonas sp. MAG733B genome contains:
- a CDS encoding YegP family protein, whose product is MSGWYEVSKSSSGQFRFVLKAANAETILTSELYTTRAAADKGIASVQTNSLLDERYEKKSTKDGHPYFNLKAGNHEIIGSSESYSSDAAMEKGIASVKANGPTKVIKDKTLPVL
- a CDS encoding ribbon-helix-helix domain-containing protein; the encoded protein is MCELYVKADPILYESRSRSLRICGVVTTLRLENQFWDILSEIAEDDGMTTNQLIAKLYEEVMDYRGEVVNFALFLRVSCTRYLSQRRVNSPELSVVKRSVK
- a CDS encoding XRE family transcriptional regulator, coding for MSIRLKLLRKKLGVTLEALAEKSGMTKSYLSKVERGLNTPSIAAALKLAKALNVKVEELFSEDKVSLDSYSLVRSHERQPLGASDESPGYAVLAHQVSERSLLPFIIYPPTEFTDKAFKEHLGEEFLFVHEGQVEVDFVSERVLLSRGDALHFNSQKPHRIRSVGEVQAQLLVVVHSAEE
- a CDS encoding DMT family transporter; protein product: MSSRENTGMALGLLGVVIFSLTLPFTRIVVQELHPLLNGLGRALFAAVPAALLLLWRREKWPTWKQVKGLSLVIAGVILGFPVLSAWAMQTLPASHGALVNGLQPLCVALYAAWLSHERPSKAFWACAALGSALVLGYALISGAGSIQAGDLLMLGAIAVGGLGYAEGGRLAKEMGGWQVICWALVLSTPLLIGPVLYLALQHQGEISTKTWWAFGYVSLFSQFIGFFAWYAGLAMGGIARVSQIQLLQIFFTIAFSALFFGEHVEPITWLFAAGVIVTVVLGRKTAVVPARVATT
- a CDS encoding aldolase; the encoded protein is MAKTLALPKDQLVKQALSQMQNTLADNTWTDRQKLALTCRILFENGHDSGLAGQITARGPQPGTYYTQQLGLGFDEITAGNLLLVNEDLEVLEGHGMPNPANRFHSWVYRARPDVNCIIHTHPTHVAALSMLEVPLQISHMDLCPLYEDCAFLEGWPGVPVGNEEGDLIAGALGGKRAILLSHHGQLSTGTTIEEACVIAQLIERAAKLQLLAMSAGTIKPIIPELGREAHDWIARPKRHAAAFNYYARQNLRQHADCLN
- a CDS encoding dihydrodipicolinate synthase family protein — encoded protein: MSTANIHGIIGYTITPFTANGESVDLDALGRSIDRLIDDGVQSIAPLGSTGEGAYLSDAEWDQVAEFSIKHVAKRVPTIVSVSDLTTAKAVRRARFAEAHGADVVMVLPTSYWKLSEAEILAHYRAIGDSIGVPIMLYNNPATSGTDMSVDLILRIVNGVENVTMVKESTGDIQRMHQLQRLGEGRVPFYNGCNPLALEAFAAGAKGWCTAAPNLIPQLNLDLYEAVLANDLGKARELFYRQLPLLDFILKGGLPATIKAGLRQIGLEVGDPRLPVFPLGEAGVSQLQGLLKTLR
- a CDS encoding DUF4917 family protein — its product is MTDFQDVDAQLEDWNALRTSTAFSGLLVGNGASRAVWDDFGYDSLFENARTVEEKPLSPSELSVFEAMQTRSFEQVLSALKTTSRVNKALAVSSAAPRNRYYAIKEALINTVHAVHIPWRLVVPSTLATINQELASYRTVFTTNYDLLNYWALQHQPESITDLFQGAEPAFDLSATATDKTRLLYLHGGLHLVRNQDGTARKLMSTEGTLLGNFAINNTIKTLDDVPLFVNEGPSADKLKTIRSSDYLSFCYQQLLGHGDGLCIFGHALGEQDSHIIHALRLAKPAVVAISIYPRSKAFIQHQKRHYTKAFEGTGVELRFFDSKTHALGSSKLTVPVEV
- a CDS encoding DJ-1/PfpI family protein, which translates into the protein MAAKKILMLVGDFVEDYEVMVPFQALLMVGHTVHAVCPDKTAGQTVRTAIHDFEGDQTYSEKPGHLFALNFDFAKVKAADYDAVLIPGGRAPEYLRLNEKVLELVRDFDKAGKPIAAVCHGAQLLAAAGILEGRECSAYPACAPEVRLAGGTFIDIPVTDGHVQGNLATAPAWPAHPNWLAGFLGLLGTKITL